A genomic segment from Aegilops tauschii subsp. strangulata cultivar AL8/78 chromosome 1, Aet v6.0, whole genome shotgun sequence encodes:
- the LOC109748479 gene encoding heat stress transcription factor A-2e isoform X1: MSHRMMSPVKVEGRPCPSPAAGGGGAPRPMDGLGDTGPTPFLAKTYDMVDDPAMDAVISWSATNRSSSGPPPLRHRAIAEVLRSLLSHATSLVGQNLALIRKLFRLLALVSMPNI; this comes from the exons ATGAGCCATCGGATGATGAGTCCGGTGAAGGTGGAGGGCCGCCCCTGCCCGTCcccggcggccggcggcggtggggcgccgAGGCCGATGGACGGGCTGGGCGACACCGGGCCCACGCCGTTCCTCGCCAAGACCTACGACATGGTCGATGACCCCGCCATGGACGCCGTCATCTCCTGGAGCGCCACCAACAGAAGCTCGTCTGGACCCCCACCTCTTCGGCACCGTGCTATTGCCGAG GTTTTGAGATCTTTGCTTTCCCATGCAACCAGTTTGGTGGGCCAGAACTTGGCATTGATAAGGAAATTATTCAGATTGCTTGCACTCGTTTCAATGCCGAATATCTGA
- the LOC109748479 gene encoding uncharacterized protein isoform X2 translates to MSHRMMSPVKVEGRPCPSPAAGGGGAPRPMDGLGDTGPTPFLAKTYDMVDDPAMDAVISWSATNRSSSGPPPLRHRAIAEVLQAQQLLELRPPAQHLYSRRRLSAVVQKVWHGNSDILIDQASYGVIDSSSALGANSWG, encoded by the exons ATGAGCCATCGGATGATGAGTCCGGTGAAGGTGGAGGGCCGCCCCTGCCCGTCcccggcggccggcggcggtggggcgccgAGGCCGATGGACGGGCTGGGCGACACCGGGCCCACGCCGTTCCTCGCCAAGACCTACGACATGGTCGATGACCCCGCCATGGACGCCGTCATCTCCTGGAGCGCCACCAACAGAAGCTCGTCTGGACCCCCACCTCTTCGGCACCGTGCTATTGCCGAGGTACTTCAAGCACAACAACTTCTTGAGCTTCGTCCGCCAGCTCAACACCTATAT TCCCGGCGGCGGTTGTCAGCTGTAGTTCAGAAGGTGTGGCATGGGAACAGCGACATATTAATAGATCAAGCTAGCTATGGGGTGATTGACAGCAGTAGTGCTTTGGGTGCTAACAGTTGGGGGTGA